One genomic segment of Mycolicibacterium gilvum includes these proteins:
- a CDS encoding DUF3263 domain-containing protein, whose translation MDGAIARAERSGDDSEPTDGLTRREHDILAFERQWWKYAGSKEDAIKELFSMSATRYYQVLNALVDRPEALAADPMLVKRLRRLRASRQKARAARRLGFDVT comes from the coding sequence ATGGACGGCGCCATCGCGCGGGCTGAGCGTTCTGGGGACGACAGCGAGCCCACCGACGGTCTGACCCGTCGCGAGCACGACATCTTGGCCTTCGAGCGGCAGTGGTGGAAATACGCCGGCTCCAAGGAAGACGCCATCAAGGAACTGTTCTCCATGTCGGCGACGCGCTACTACCAGGTGCTCAACGCGCTGGTGGACCGGCCGGAGGCGCTGGCCGCCGATCCGATGCTGGTGAAGCGGTTGCGCAGGCTGCGGGCCAGCCGGCAGAAGGCCCGGGCCGCACGCCGACTCGGATTCGACGTCACTTAG
- a CDS encoding LytR C-terminal domain-containing protein, producing the protein MNQRESSGLPLRAIVMVLLFLGVVFLLVGFQALSGSDDDQSSTASTTVVTTTTTTSAAPEPARPEVRVFNISETPGAGESTATRLRDDEWNVTEVGNLTVPDVTVTTVYFGETEGEQEAAEEVGRLLEAPVAPRVPALIEQPPGVVVLVTG; encoded by the coding sequence ATGAACCAGCGAGAATCCTCGGGACTACCCCTACGTGCCATCGTCATGGTGTTGCTGTTCCTCGGCGTGGTCTTCCTGCTCGTGGGTTTCCAGGCGCTGAGCGGATCCGACGACGACCAGTCGTCCACGGCCTCCACCACCGTGGTCACCACGACCACGACCACGTCGGCCGCGCCCGAACCGGCCAGGCCGGAAGTGCGCGTCTTCAACATCTCCGAGACCCCCGGTGCCGGCGAATCCACCGCCACCCGCCTGCGCGACGACGAGTGGAACGTCACCGAGGTCGGCAACCTGACGGTGCCCGACGTCACGGTCACGACCGTGTACTTCGGTGAGACCGAGGGCGAACAGGAGGCGGCCGAAGAGGTGGGCCGGCTCCTGGAGGCGCCCGTCGCACCGCGAGTGCCCGCGCTCATAGAGCAGCCACCGGGCGTAGTGGTACTCGTCACCGGCTAG
- the sodC gene encoding superoxide dismutase[Cu-Zn] — protein sequence MLRSVAAATLFAVPALALSACSPPGEVPSDSPGTTPSVWTGSPSPSAEAGEHGAGHGGGSGQASGETLTAELNLADGTTVANAEIVFSDGYATVTVETTGEGDLTPGFHGMHIHQVGKCEPNSVAPTGGAPGNFNSAGGHLQVGGNTGHPASGDLTSLQVREDGSAKVVTTTDAFTAEDLTGDAGTAIIIHEKADNFANIPPERYQQVDGAPPPDQTTLATGDAGARVACGVISGS from the coding sequence ATGCTGAGGTCCGTCGCTGCCGCCACGTTGTTCGCAGTGCCCGCACTCGCGCTGAGTGCGTGCTCCCCTCCCGGTGAAGTGCCGTCGGATTCGCCCGGCACCACACCGTCGGTGTGGACCGGATCCCCGTCGCCGTCCGCGGAAGCGGGCGAGCACGGAGCCGGACACGGCGGCGGATCGGGCCAGGCCTCCGGGGAGACCCTGACCGCCGAGCTCAATCTCGCCGACGGCACCACGGTCGCCAACGCCGAGATCGTGTTCTCCGACGGATACGCGACCGTCACGGTCGAAACCACCGGCGAGGGCGATCTGACGCCGGGATTCCACGGCATGCACATCCACCAGGTGGGCAAGTGCGAGCCCAACTCCGTGGCGCCCACGGGCGGTGCGCCCGGTAACTTCAATTCCGCCGGCGGCCACCTTCAGGTCGGGGGCAACACCGGCCATCCGGCCAGCGGCGATCTGACGTCGCTGCAGGTGCGCGAGGACGGTTCGGCCAAGGTGGTGACGACGACCGACGCGTTCACCGCCGAGGATCTCACCGGCGACGCCGGCACCGCGATCATCATCCACGAGAAGGCCGACAACTTCGCCAACATCCCGCCGGAGCGCTACCAGCAGGTCGACGGTGCACCGCCACCGGATCAGACCACCCTGGCGACCGGCGACGCCGGAGCGCGGGTGGCCTGCGGTGTCATCAGCGGTTCCTGA
- a CDS encoding glutamate--cysteine ligase: MSSAVPDQRPDSRIDFNGSVRPTLGVEWEFALVDAQTRDLSNEAASVIAEIGENPRVHKELLRNTVEVVTGICDNSGQAMDDLASTLRPVREIVRERGMELFCAGTHPFADWSAQKLTDAPRYAELIKRTQWWGRQMTIWGVHVHVGVSSAHKVMPIITSLLHQYPHLLALSASSPFWDGEDTGYASNRAMMFQQLPTAGLPFHFQEWREWERFVSDQKKTGIIDHMNEIRWDIRPSPHLGTIEVRIFDGVSNLHELSALVALTHCLIVDLDRRIEAGESLPVMPPWHVQENKWRAARYGLDAIIILDADSNERLVTEDLDDLLERLQPVARKLDCVDELARVPDIYHNGASYQRQRRVAEEHDGDLRAVVDALVSELVL; encoded by the coding sequence GTGTCATCAGCGGTTCCTGACCAAAGACCGGACAGCCGTATCGATTTCAACGGATCGGTACGACCGACACTGGGCGTCGAGTGGGAGTTCGCACTCGTCGACGCCCAGACGCGGGACCTGAGCAACGAGGCTGCGTCGGTGATCGCCGAGATCGGTGAGAACCCGCGGGTGCACAAGGAACTACTGCGCAACACCGTCGAGGTCGTGACGGGCATCTGTGACAACTCCGGCCAGGCGATGGACGACCTCGCGTCCACGCTGCGCCCGGTCCGCGAGATCGTGCGGGAACGCGGCATGGAGTTGTTCTGCGCCGGCACCCACCCGTTCGCGGACTGGTCGGCGCAGAAGCTCACCGACGCACCGCGATACGCCGAGCTGATCAAGCGGACCCAGTGGTGGGGCAGGCAGATGACGATCTGGGGTGTCCACGTGCACGTCGGGGTGTCCTCGGCGCACAAGGTCATGCCGATCATCACCTCGCTGCTCCACCAATACCCGCACCTGCTGGCACTGTCGGCGTCGTCGCCCTTCTGGGACGGCGAGGACACCGGCTACGCCAGCAACCGGGCGATGATGTTCCAGCAGTTGCCGACCGCGGGCCTGCCGTTCCACTTCCAGGAATGGCGGGAATGGGAGCGTTTCGTCAGCGACCAGAAGAAGACCGGGATCATCGACCACATGAACGAGATCCGCTGGGACATCAGGCCGTCCCCGCATCTCGGCACGATCGAGGTCCGCATCTTCGACGGGGTGTCCAACCTGCACGAGCTCTCGGCTCTGGTCGCGCTGACGCACTGCCTGATCGTCGACCTGGACCGCCGGATCGAGGCCGGTGAGTCGCTGCCGGTGATGCCGCCGTGGCATGTGCAGGAGAACAAGTGGCGCGCAGCGCGTTACGGTCTCGACGCGATCATCATCCTCGACGCGGACAGCAACGAGCGGCTGGTGACCGAGGACCTCGACGATCTCCTGGAGCGCCTGCAGCCGGTGGCCAGGAAGCTCGACTGCGTCGACGAGCTCGCGAGGGTGCCCGACATCTACCACAACGGCGCCTCCTACCAACGGCAGCGGCGCGTCGCCGAGGAACACGACGGCGATCTGCGGGCGGTGGTCGACGCCCTGGTCTCGGAGTTGGTGCTCTGA